The region CGCGCCCCGAGGGGCACTCGCCGATCGCGGTTATCGACAGGAAGAGGCCCCTGTCGCTCGACGAGGTGTCGCCCCCTATGAGGATTGCGCCGTGCTCCGAGGCCACGGCGTTCATCCCCCTGTAGAGGGCGGCCGCGCCGCCGGCGCCCACGCCGCCGGGCAGGGCGATCGAGCACAGCCAGAACCTGGGGGCGCCGCCCATGGCGGCTATGTCGCTCAGGTTCACCGACAGCGCCTTCCTGCCCAGGGTCACGAGATCGGTGAAGCGAAGGTCGAAGTGCGCGCCCTCGCACAGCAGGTCGGAGGTGACAAGCCAGTCCCTCCCCTCAGGCCCGGCGACGATCGCGCAGTCGTCGCCGACCCCGCACGCGAGGTCGTTTCCCTTTTTCGGAAGCTCGGAGGTAAGAAGCGCTATGAGTTCAATCTCCGTCATTTCACGGCCCTTATCCGCCCGCCCTGGATGGTGAGCACGAACATCTTCCTCTGGGCGTCGCCCTCTGCGTCGAAGCTCGCCACGCCGGCCACGCCGGGGAACCCCTGCATGGCCGCCAGCGCCTGCCTCATCGATTCGCGGCCGCCCGCGCCCCTGTCCTTCACCGCGGAGTAGATCATCCGCATGGTGTCGTAGCCGAGCGCCTCGAGGAATGTGACGTCGCCGCCGTAGGCGCCCTTGATGTTCGCGATGAATGCCGCGGCGTCGGCCTCGGTCGAGTCCTTGAAGAACGAGTCCACGAAGACCGCCCCGTCGACGTAGTCGCCGCCCAGCTCGGCGAACTTGGGATTGTTCCACCTGGGGATGCCCAGCAGCTGCACCTTCCTGTCGCCCGAGAGCATCATCACCTGCATGAGCGAGCTCACGACCCACGGCGAGTCGGGGATGAAGACCGCATCGTAGGAGGCGCTGGTGCTCAGGTCGAGGGTCTGGCTCACCGCCATCGTCTCCACGGCGCCCCTGCCCCTCAATTCGCTGACGAACTGCAGCTGCCCGGACTTGTACGAGCGGGACGACACGACCTTGCCCCCCATCTCCTGCGCCTGCTGCGAGAATATGGTCATGTACTCGCCGCCCATCTTCGTGTCCGGATATATCACGAAGAAGCGCTTCCATCCCCTGGAGCCCACCGCGTAGTCGAGCAGCGAGCGGACCTCCGACTCGGGCGAGGTCGAGTTGCGGAAGGCGTATTCGCCGATCTCCGCCACGCCCCTGCGCTGGGAGAGCGAGATCAGGGGGATCCTCTGCTCCTGCGCTCGCTGGGCGGCGCCCTGCGCGTCAGCGGACTCGAGCGGCCCAACGATCGCCACGACGTCTTTGTCCCTCGCTATGTCGTCGACCGCCGCCGAGGCGCCACCCGGGAACGACGCCGAGTCGCGCACCACGAGCCTCACCCCGCCAGGCCCGGTGCACGGCTGGTACAGCCCGATCGCGCACTCGACCCCGTGCAGCACCGAGGTGCCGTAGAGGGAGTTCTTGCCCGTGAGCGGCAGTATCACTCCCACCGCGATGCCGGCGAGCTCGCCCGCCGCGCCGCCGAGCTCTCCCATGAGGAGCCTCGCCGCCCCGTAGTACTCGTGCTTCGGGTAGCCGGAGACATACGCCTTGAGAAGCTTCGTCGCCTCGTCGGTGTTGCCCTCGCCGTGACAGGCCAGGGCCTTCTTGTACATCAGGTAGCCGCCGGACCGGCGCCCCTTCATCTCCTTCATGGGCATGGCCTCGACCTGAGCCGCGGTGACGGACCTGTCGTTCACCCACCTGCGCACCTCGTCGAGGGCCTCCGCCTCCGGGACGATCCTCTCCCCCTCGACCCCCACGCCGTCCCCGACCGCGCCCCTCGAGTAGTCGTCGAGCACGCGCAGGTCCCACACCACGTATTCGCCGAGCGGCCTGCGCAGCGCCTGGGATGCCCTAACCCCCACCGAGTCGGCGCGGAGAAGGAGCACCTGGC is a window of Pseudomonadota bacterium DNA encoding:
- a CDS encoding penicillin-binding protein activator; the encoded protein is MKNIFLSFALVALAGCATFGGLGAGKVKYPNAITPQAQAEFDSAKVLYEAQKLAESDAALARFTTTHPYTQLTDEARFLRGEIAFMRGNYSAAADLYRQAYSQIDSPAVGPKARLKAGLSLHRLGRNPEAIDAVAGMQRRHASQVLLLRADSVGVRASQALRRPLGEYVVWDLRVLDDYSRGAVGDGVGVEGERIVPEAEALDEVRRWVNDRSVTAAQVEAMPMKEMKGRRSGGYLMYKKALACHGEGNTDEATKLLKAYVSGYPKHEYYGAARLLMGELGGAAGELAGIAVGVILPLTGKNSLYGTSVLHGVECAIGLYQPCTGPGGVRLVVRDSASFPGGASAAVDDIARDKDVVAIVGPLESADAQGAAQRAQEQRIPLISLSQRRGVAEIGEYAFRNSTSPESEVRSLLDYAVGSRGWKRFFVIYPDTKMGGEYMTIFSQQAQEMGGKVVSSRSYKSGQLQFVSELRGRGAVETMAVSQTLDLSTSASYDAVFIPDSPWVVSSLMQVMMLSGDRKVQLLGIPRWNNPKFAELGGDYVDGAVFVDSFFKDSTEADAAAFIANIKGAYGGDVTFLEALGYDTMRMIYSAVKDRGAGGRESMRQALAAMQGFPGVAGVASFDAEGDAQRKMFVLTIQGGRIRAVK